In Haematobia irritans isolate KBUSLIRL chromosome 1, ASM5000362v1, whole genome shotgun sequence, a genomic segment contains:
- the LOC142219569 gene encoding uncharacterized protein LOC142219569: MSFQPRNSVIVMDVDEADCREESEYFPPGVYSTTPQLPTLHYDVTQANTLYQMEPWMAFRSHVSLRSMDPYGQFPFGDFAYGILPVQSTFIPLYEYQPILTYPGNMIVRLPQIDADDYYNPPERLRGGIVKMEEHEQMVSNDKNNVTAEKANKSLVYRAKEGYIVEEPSDEK; this comes from the coding sequence ATGTCATTTCAACCGAGAAATTCGGTTATCGTAATGGATGTAGATGAAGCAGACTGCAGGGAGGAATCGGAATATTTTCCACCGGGAGTTTATAGTACAACACCACAATTGCCCACACTTCATTATGATGTAACACAAGCAAATACATTGTACCAAATGGAACCTTGGATGGCTTTTCGGTCTCATGTGTCCTTACGTTCCATGGATCCATATGGACAATTTCCATTTGGCGATTTTGCTTACGGCATCCTCCCAGTTCAATCTACTTTCATACCATTATACGAATATCAACCGATTCTAACTTATCCAGGAAATATGATTGTGCGTTTGCCTCAAATTGATGCGGATGATTACTATAATCCTCCTGAAAGACTTCGAgggggtattgtaaaaatggaggaGCATGAACAAATGGTCTCGAATGATAAAAACAATGTTACAGCCGAAAAGGCAAATAAATCACTTGTATATCGTGCCAAAGAAGGTTATATAGTTGAAGAGCCTTCCGATGAGAAATAG
- the LOC142234696 gene encoding fibroblast growth factor receptor-like 1, with protein MVSEIVENIGTLQKCIKLIILLLTIIYRGLGYSANGLFVDYADNTELIREHSGYNITLQCSTNGLIDETKDNNIKYLWYFKQCDVESASTTNCYHNNDGSDDWTQLPCEDNFCKSELQLKNVTEKYSGLYKCTVVPNAGSNLVDVKLVRTFHLDIKNISHKIPAFLDNYPLNSSASLGSQVVFQCRVYSEEYPTIKWFRRLPDLKFVDYESLHSIVYYNGRAYELLTTPREKPIGGDVYLSKLILNEVRSQDEGFYACVPITVRGHSIREAYLQIDPLEDEEFATYWSDYSEETVDLGHSDPQEFWLLFLMPVGLAILPLSVWLCYVVHKRCHRRDVEDPVDFSEEQMQATDQQRMLRS; from the exons ATGGTCAGTGAAATTGTGGAGAATATTGGAACGCTACAAAAAtgcattaaattaataattctgctattaaCTATCATATATCGAGGTCTTGGCTACAGTGCTAATGGTCTATTTGTTGATTATGCAG ATAATACTGAACTAATACGGGAGCATAGTGGTTACAATATAACACTTCAATGCAGCACAAATGGTCTTATAGACGAAACTAAGGACaataatatcaaatatttgtGGTATTTTAAG CAATGTGATGTAGAATCTGCCAGTACAACGAACTGTTACCATAACAACGATGGTAGTGACGATTGGACACAATTACCATGTGAAGATAATTTCTGTAAATCGGAActtcaattgaaaaatgttaCCGAAAAATACTCGGGCCTTTACAAATGTACAGTGGTGCCCAATGCTGGAAGTAATCTTGTGGATGTAAAGTTGGTGAGAACTTTTCATTTGGATATTAAAA atatttcacacaaaattccCGCATTTTTGGATAACTATCCATTGAATAGCTCTGCAAGTTTGGGTTCTCAAGTGGTGTTCCAGTGTCGAGTATATTCGGAGGAATATCCCACTATTAAATGGTTTCGCCGTTTGCCTGATCTCAAATTCGTCGATTACGAAAGTTTACATTCCATCGTCTATTACAATGGACGAGCATATGAACTGCTAACCACACCTCGTGAGAAGCCCATAGGAGGTGATGTCTATCTAAGCAAATTGATATTGAATGAGGTAAGGTCACAGGATGAAGGCTTCTATGCCTGTGTACCTATAACTGTTCGTGGTCATAGTATACGTGAGGCATATCTTCAAATCGATCCATTGGAGGATGAAGAATTTGCCACCTATTGGTCGGATTATAGTGAAGAGACTGTAGATTTGGGTCACAGTGATCCCCAGGAATTTTGGCTCCTATTCTTAATGCCTGTCGGTTTGGCTATATTACCTTTATCAGTGTGGTTGTGTTATGTCGTACATAAACGATGTCATCGCAGAGATGTAGAGGATCCCGTGGATTTTTCCGAAGAACAAATGCAAGCCACAGATCAGCAGCGTATGTTAAGATCATAG